A region from the Methylovorus glucosotrophus genome encodes:
- the purB gene encoding adenylosuccinate lyase, whose product MELTSLNALSPLDGRYQAKLDPLRPFFSEYALIRHRALVEVEWLKALAAEPALAEIAPFSPQTIQDLDAAIANFGEVEASQVKAIESRTNHDVKALEYWLKEQFDGNSEIRKVSEFIHFACTSEDINNLSHGLMLKAARDQVMLPTLEQMITRLTEIAHDLADAPMLSHTHGQPASPTTLGKEIANVVYRLRRQHKQLAEVEILGKINGAVGNFNAHLSAYPDFDWESFAQKFVTALGLTYNPYTIQIEPHDYMAELYDALSRINTILIDLDRDVWGYISLGYFKQKVKEGEVGSSTMPHKVNPIDFENSEGNLGLANAVLRHLAEKLPISRWQRDLTDSTVLRNMGVALGYTLLGYDSCLKGLNKLEANRARLLEDLDNNWEVLAEPIQTVMRRYGIANPYEQLKALTRGKGGISKESLQAFIQDLEIPQDAKQLLLDMTPASYIGKAVELAKRI is encoded by the coding sequence ATGGAACTCACATCACTCAATGCACTTTCACCGCTTGATGGTCGTTATCAAGCCAAACTGGATCCGTTACGCCCTTTTTTCAGCGAATATGCGCTGATCCGGCATCGCGCCCTGGTGGAAGTCGAATGGCTCAAAGCACTGGCGGCTGAGCCTGCGCTGGCAGAAATCGCGCCATTCAGCCCGCAAACCATCCAGGACCTGGATGCTGCCATCGCCAACTTTGGCGAAGTGGAAGCCTCACAGGTCAAGGCGATTGAATCGCGCACCAATCACGACGTCAAAGCCCTCGAATACTGGCTCAAGGAGCAATTCGACGGCAACAGCGAAATCCGCAAGGTCAGCGAATTCATCCACTTCGCCTGCACTTCCGAAGATATCAACAATCTCTCCCATGGCCTGATGCTGAAAGCAGCCCGTGACCAGGTCATGCTGCCCACGCTGGAGCAAATGATCACGCGCCTGACCGAGATTGCCCATGACCTGGCCGATGCGCCCATGCTGTCGCACACACACGGGCAGCCTGCTTCACCCACCACGCTGGGCAAGGAAATTGCCAATGTGGTTTACCGCCTGCGCCGTCAGCACAAGCAGCTGGCCGAGGTGGAAATTCTGGGCAAGATCAATGGCGCCGTCGGCAACTTCAATGCGCACTTATCGGCTTACCCTGACTTTGACTGGGAAAGCTTTGCCCAGAAATTTGTCACCGCGCTGGGGCTGACCTACAACCCTTACACCATTCAGATTGAACCGCATGACTACATGGCCGAGCTGTATGACGCCCTGTCGCGCATCAACACCATCCTGATCGATCTGGATCGCGATGTCTGGGGTTACATCTCCCTGGGTTACTTCAAGCAGAAGGTGAAAGAAGGCGAAGTCGGCTCTTCCACCATGCCGCACAAGGTCAACCCGATCGACTTCGAAAATTCCGAGGGCAATCTGGGCCTGGCCAATGCCGTGCTGCGCCATCTGGCAGAAAAACTGCCGATCTCGCGCTGGCAGCGTGACCTCACTGACTCCACCGTGCTGCGCAACATGGGCGTGGCGCTGGGTTACACCCTGCTGGGCTACGATTCCTGCCTCAAAGGCCTGAACAAGCTGGAAGCCAACCGCGCGCGCCTGCTGGAAGACCTGGACAACAACTGGGAAGTGCTGGCAGAGCCTATCCAGACCGTGATGCGCCGTTATGGCATTGCCAACCCCTACGAACAGCTGAAAGCGCTGACGCGTGGCAAGGGCGGCATCAGCAAGGAATCCCTGCAGGCATTTATCCAGGACCTCGAAATCCCGCAAGATGCCAAGCAATTGTTGCTCGACATGACCCCGGCCAGCTACATCGGCAAGGCAGTTGAGCTGGCCAAGCGCATTTGA
- a CDS encoding bifunctional diguanylate cyclase/phosphodiesterase, with protein MMKSNPPLEIIKCSRGAHIRKTLDGIITSWDQRAEDMFGYSSLEVIGQPFSALCTQEQQAQEKSRLNKMRESRCIMHFETEHVHKNGSMLLILNTLTPLWDLLGNIIGASRVVHDLTENNRIRQALFMEQQRWHAMLSAVRDAVITTDQRGRIEFLNAAAERLLGQGFSRIGGQPLRHFISLADGSLQAGIDEALDLSMREMRSLDIPLRVLAEHASPILKSTISPLSPEGRQKPGTIIVLQEGQALAPGQPELDPLTGIHNRTALETRLQAALASAHTQGEQHMFMYLDLDQFKIVNDTCGHAVGDALLKQIVSIIRGCLSTDALLARLGGDEFAILLLCCDSDAAGKIADDICNRIEAFRFAHEQKRFHVSASIGLVRIDHQWQDISALLQIANAACYTAKQEGRNRTHLYRDTDFAIKKHHEEIQWVNRLELALEENRFSLYCQRILPLNENSGIHGEILLRLPDGNSGMIPAGAFMPAAERFHITSRIDRWVTKRVLHWLMQHEHVIDHIDVLSVNISGQSIGDRAFHDYMLELIVSTPATYSKLCFEITETAAITNLADANSFIASMRRFGIRFSLDDFGSGVSSFGHLKNLDVDYLKIDGQFIRAIDSNVIDQAMVRCICEIANGTGLKTIAEYVETVEVENLLRGMGIHYTQGYLRHKPAPLDEMLKP; from the coding sequence ATGATGAAATCTAACCCACCGCTAGAAATAATCAAGTGCTCCAGAGGCGCCCACATCAGAAAAACCCTGGATGGCATCATTACTAGCTGGGACCAGCGCGCAGAAGATATGTTTGGTTACTCCTCGCTGGAAGTCATCGGCCAACCTTTCAGCGCCCTCTGCACGCAGGAGCAGCAAGCCCAAGAGAAAAGCCGCCTGAACAAGATGCGGGAAAGCCGATGCATCATGCATTTTGAAACCGAGCATGTGCACAAAAATGGCAGCATGCTGCTTATTCTCAATACCCTCACCCCATTGTGGGATCTTCTTGGCAATATCATTGGCGCTTCACGCGTCGTACATGACCTGACTGAAAACAATCGCATCCGCCAGGCGCTCTTCATGGAGCAGCAGCGCTGGCACGCCATGTTGTCCGCTGTGCGCGACGCCGTCATCACCACAGACCAGCGCGGCCGCATCGAGTTTCTGAATGCGGCAGCCGAAAGGCTGCTAGGGCAAGGCTTTAGCCGCATTGGGGGGCAACCTTTGCGTCATTTCATAAGCCTGGCAGACGGCAGCCTGCAGGCCGGGATTGATGAAGCGCTGGACCTCAGCATGCGGGAGATGCGCTCGCTGGATATTCCGTTGCGCGTACTGGCTGAGCATGCATCCCCTATACTGAAAAGTACCATCAGCCCCCTCAGCCCTGAAGGCCGACAAAAACCCGGTACTATTATCGTTCTACAAGAAGGGCAGGCCCTGGCACCTGGCCAGCCTGAACTGGACCCGCTAACCGGCATTCACAATCGCACCGCGCTCGAAACCCGCCTGCAAGCCGCGCTTGCTTCTGCGCATACGCAGGGCGAGCAGCATATGTTCATGTATCTTGATCTGGATCAGTTCAAGATTGTCAACGATACCTGCGGCCATGCCGTCGGTGACGCCTTGCTCAAACAGATCGTCAGCATCATCCGCGGCTGCCTCAGCACAGACGCCTTGCTGGCCAGGCTGGGCGGAGATGAGTTTGCCATTCTGCTGTTATGTTGCGATAGCGATGCCGCTGGCAAGATTGCCGATGACATCTGCAACCGGATCGAGGCGTTCCGCTTCGCGCATGAGCAAAAACGCTTTCACGTCAGCGCCAGTATCGGCCTGGTCAGGATAGACCATCAGTGGCAGGACATCAGCGCTCTGCTGCAAATTGCCAACGCTGCCTGCTACACCGCCAAGCAGGAAGGTCGCAACCGCACGCACCTTTATCGCGATACCGACTTCGCCATCAAAAAACATCACGAGGAAATCCAGTGGGTGAACCGGTTGGAACTCGCGCTGGAAGAAAACCGCTTCAGCCTGTATTGCCAGCGCATTCTTCCGCTGAACGAAAACAGTGGCATCCATGGCGAGATCCTGCTGCGCCTGCCGGATGGCAATAGCGGCATGATCCCTGCTGGCGCCTTTATGCCAGCGGCCGAGCGCTTTCATATCACGTCCCGCATTGATCGCTGGGTCACCAAACGCGTGCTGCACTGGCTCATGCAACACGAGCATGTGATCGACCATATTGATGTGCTGTCCGTTAATATTTCCGGGCAATCCATAGGCGATCGGGCCTTTCATGACTACATGCTGGAGCTGATCGTCTCCACGCCAGCCACCTACTCCAAATTATGTTTTGAGATCACCGAAACCGCTGCCATTACCAATCTGGCGGACGCCAACAGTTTTATCGCCTCCATGCGCCGCTTCGGCATTCGTTTTTCACTGGATGATTTTGGCAGTGGCGTATCGTCGTTTGGACACCTCAAGAATCTGGACGTGGATTACCTCAAGATTGATGGTCAGTTCATTCGCGCGATTGATAGCAATGTGATTGATCAGGCCATGGTGCGGTGCATCTGCGAAATTGCCAACGGCACCGGATTGAAGACCATTGCAGAGTATGTCGAAACCGTAGAAGTGGAAAACCTGCTGCGCGGCATGGGCATTCACTACACGCAGGGCTATCTGCGCCACAAACCGGCCCCGCTGGATGAGATGCTGAAGCCCTGA
- a CDS encoding thioredoxin family protein, with protein MAVVTLNRSNFKDTIVNNAIVIVDFWAPWCEPCVNFTDVFTAASEKNPDIVFGMVDTDDQPEIAEYFEVKKVPGILVIREQAGIHAQIGEIGAPALDKLIEWTRDFDMTQVRAYLAEEDARLAKEAAAK; from the coding sequence ATGGCAGTGGTAACCTTAAACCGCAGTAACTTCAAAGACACGATCGTCAACAATGCCATCGTCATTGTCGACTTCTGGGCGCCATGGTGTGAGCCTTGCGTGAACTTTACCGACGTATTCACCGCGGCTTCCGAGAAAAATCCTGACATCGTGTTTGGCATGGTGGATACGGATGATCAACCCGAGATTGCCGAATACTTCGAAGTGAAAAAAGTACCTGGCATTCTGGTGATTCGCGAGCAGGCTGGCATTCATGCACAAATCGGCGAAATCGGCGCGCCTGCGCTGGACAAGCTGATCGAATGGACACGCGATTTTGACATGACGCAGGTACGTGCCTATCTGGCGGAAGAAGATGCCCGCCTGGCAAAAGAAGCGGCCGCCAAGTAA
- a CDS encoding HugZ family protein: protein MNLSTEARQFLHRSRKGVLSTHSARFAGYPFGSIAPFVVDHTGCPIILISTLAEHTKNILQNPHVSLIVLDNADDMQANARLTVLGQALAADKTDADLRARYLRYFPQAAGYFDMHDFSFYRITPVQARYIAGFGKMGWEEGAALTTPLPPLAQQETGIIEHMNADHADNLRAYCQHVHQLDTEQAEMIGIDSLGFDVRASSAHQPPTILRFEFEQAIQDAMQARQALVAMAKVCRT from the coding sequence ATGAACCTCAGTACTGAAGCCCGACAATTTCTGCATCGTTCGCGCAAGGGCGTGCTATCCACGCACTCGGCACGCTTTGCGGGTTACCCCTTTGGCTCCATCGCACCTTTTGTGGTGGACCATACCGGCTGCCCCATCATTCTGATCAGCACACTGGCCGAGCACACCAAAAATATCCTGCAAAACCCGCATGTTTCGCTGATCGTGCTGGATAATGCCGATGACATGCAGGCCAACGCGCGTCTTACCGTGCTCGGCCAAGCGCTGGCGGCTGACAAAACCGATGCCGATCTGCGTGCCCGCTATTTGCGCTACTTCCCCCAAGCCGCGGGGTATTTTGATATGCATGATTTTTCGTTTTATCGCATTACGCCGGTGCAAGCGCGCTACATCGCAGGCTTTGGCAAAATGGGCTGGGAAGAAGGCGCCGCGCTTACCACGCCGTTGCCGCCACTGGCACAGCAGGAAACCGGCATCATCGAGCACATGAATGCGGACCACGCTGACAACCTGCGCGCCTATTGCCAGCACGTTCACCAACTTGATACCGAACAGGCCGAGATGATAGGCATAGACAGTCTGGGGTTTGACGTACGCGCCTCCAGCGCACACCAGCCGCCCACTATACTGCGCTTTGAATTCGAGCAAGCCATCCAGGATGCCATGCAAGCACGCCAGGCACTGGTGGCGATGGCAAAGGTGTGCCGAACATGA
- a CDS encoding NYN domain-containing protein, translating to MITDRNNPRLAVLIDADNTFKVIDIIDELFEEISKFGDASVRRIYGDWTQNQLNRWKEILPKHAIQPIQQYANTKGKNSTDSALIIDAMDLLYTAPLDGFCIVSSDSDFTRLAIRFRESGKMVYGFGEQKTPESLMAACNQFIYIEILSQNKLADSAAIEPEPAAQETAKTTKGRAAKVARPSATEPATAPGIRKSAKELAMDTKLVTLIRSAIEALSDDDGFAHMGEVKKHIVKNFSAFDSRNYGYGKFSDLIKATGLFEADTQKQRIKDKRKK from the coding sequence ATGATCACCGACCGTAACAATCCACGTCTGGCGGTGCTGATAGACGCGGACAATACCTTCAAGGTGATCGACATCATCGACGAGCTGTTCGAGGAAATTTCCAAGTTTGGTGATGCCAGCGTCCGGCGCATTTATGGTGACTGGACGCAAAACCAGCTGAACCGCTGGAAGGAAATCCTGCCCAAGCACGCCATACAGCCGATACAGCAATACGCCAATACCAAGGGCAAAAACTCCACGGACAGCGCGCTGATCATTGATGCCATGGACCTGCTGTATACCGCCCCGCTCGATGGCTTCTGCATTGTGTCCAGCGATAGCGATTTCACGCGCCTGGCGATCCGTTTTCGTGAATCCGGCAAAATGGTGTACGGCTTTGGTGAGCAAAAAACGCCTGAATCGCTGATGGCGGCCTGCAACCAGTTCATTTACATCGAGATTCTCTCGCAGAACAAGCTGGCAGACAGCGCTGCCATCGAGCCGGAACCAGCAGCGCAGGAGACTGCCAAAACGACCAAGGGCAGAGCAGCAAAGGTTGCACGACCTTCTGCCACCGAGCCTGCCACCGCCCCCGGCATCCGCAAAAGCGCCAAGGAACTGGCGATGGATACCAAGCTGGTGACGCTGATACGTTCTGCGATTGAAGCCCTGTCGGACGATGATGGCTTTGCCCATATGGGCGAAGTCAAAAAACACATCGTGAAAAACTTCTCGGCATTCGACTCGCGCAATTATGGTTATGGCAAGTTCAGCGACCTGATCAAGGCCACCGGCCTGTTTGAAGCCGACACGCAAAAGCAACGCATCAAGGACAAGCGCAAGAAATGA
- a CDS encoding DUF2069 domain-containing protein → MIKNLQLGASISLIALILLCLAWEGWLAPLRPGGSMLIWKAAFLLPALFGVLRGKRYTYQWACMFILFYFTEGCVRAWADQGLSARLALLEVALTLVFFTCAIFYARFTRPSQMATAANKAAAQGQTQS, encoded by the coding sequence ATGATCAAAAACCTGCAACTCGGCGCCAGCATCAGTCTGATTGCCCTGATTTTATTGTGTCTGGCCTGGGAAGGCTGGCTCGCGCCCTTGCGCCCCGGGGGCTCCATGTTGATCTGGAAAGCCGCCTTTCTGCTGCCGGCGCTTTTCGGCGTATTGCGCGGCAAGCGCTACACCTATCAGTGGGCCTGCATGTTTATCCTGTTTTACTTTACCGAAGGCTGCGTACGCGCATGGGCAGATCAGGGATTATCCGCGAGACTGGCCCTGCTGGAAGTTGCGTTGACCCTCGTGTTTTTCACCTGCGCGATTTTCTATGCCCGTTTTACCCGCCCCAGCCAGATGGCTACTGCAGCCAATAAAGCAGCAGCACAAGGCCAAACTCAAAGCTGA
- a CDS encoding calcium-binding protein has translation MHAIGNEGEIKMDIMKIDMWKLAGLALVVCAIPVAAAESPFITVEERLQKMDKDHDGMVTVEEVRAYIETVHGKDFNKPVMDEMVSAANSKSCGSPFSRSFY, from the coding sequence ATGCATGCAATCGGAAATGAAGGTGAAATCAAAATGGACATCATGAAAATCGACATGTGGAAATTGGCCGGGCTTGCCCTTGTCGTCTGTGCCATTCCGGTTGCCGCCGCCGAGTCGCCATTTATCACGGTGGAAGAGCGCCTGCAGAAAATGGACAAGGACCATGATGGCATGGTGACGGTGGAGGAAGTGCGTGCCTATATCGAAACCGTGCATGGCAAGGATTTCAACAAGCCGGTGATGGATGAAATGGTGTCTGCTGCCAACAGCAAAAGCTGTGGCTCGCCATTCTCGCGTTCGTTTTACTAG
- a CDS encoding protein-L-isoaspartate(D-aspartate) O-methyltransferase produces the protein MSSVIRGIGMTSLRTRERMLARLREQGIRDEVTLSAMGSIARHIFVDEALSSRAYEDVSLPIGFGQTISQPYIVARMTEILRAGKPLGNVLEIGTGCGYQTAVLSKVAKEVYSVERIRPLLMKARGHLRELRMSNIKLKHADGTMGLSELAPFDGIIVTAAASHVPQELLEQLAVGGRMVIPVGTEEQILYLIEHVATTNGSEYRQTKLEPVKFVPLLGGTN, from the coding sequence ATGAGTAGCGTAATCCGTGGCATAGGCATGACCTCTCTTCGTACGCGTGAGCGCATGCTGGCGCGTCTGCGTGAGCAAGGCATACGCGATGAAGTTACCCTTTCTGCCATGGGCAGCATTGCCCGCCATATTTTTGTCGATGAGGCTTTGTCTTCCCGCGCCTATGAAGATGTGTCCTTGCCTATCGGTTTCGGCCAGACCATCTCTCAACCCTACATCGTCGCCCGCATGACGGAAATCCTGCGTGCTGGCAAACCGCTCGGTAACGTGCTTGAAATCGGCACTGGCTGCGGCTATCAGACCGCCGTGCTCTCCAAGGTGGCCAAAGAAGTCTACTCAGTGGAGCGCATACGCCCTCTGCTGATGAAAGCCCGCGGCCACTTGCGCGAGCTGCGCATGAGCAACATCAAGCTCAAGCATGCGGATGGCACCATGGGGCTATCGGAGCTTGCACCATTCGATGGCATTATTGTCACAGCGGCTGCCAGCCATGTACCACAGGAGCTGCTGGAACAGCTGGCGGTAGGCGGACGCATGGTGATCCCGGTGGGCACCGAAGAACAAATCCTCTACCTGATTGAACATGTTGCCACCACCAATGGCAGCGAATACCGGCAAACCAAGCTCGAGCCGGTGAAGTTCGTTCCCCTGCTGGGCGGAACGAATTGA
- the wrbA gene encoding NAD(P)H:quinone oxidoreductase → MSDILVLYYSQGGAVRDMAQLIARGIDSVPGMRARLRTVPKVSANCEATEPEIPATGAPYVELKDLEECVGLALGSPTRFGNMAAPMKYFLDGTTSLWLKGALIGKPAAVFTSTGSQHGGNESTLLTMMLPLLHHGMLIVGLPYSEPALASTTSGGTPYGASHIGGASDDRPITEDERKLCIALGKRLATTAAKLGA, encoded by the coding sequence ATGAGCGACATACTGGTCTTGTATTACTCACAGGGCGGCGCCGTGCGCGACATGGCGCAACTGATTGCGCGCGGGATTGATAGCGTGCCCGGTATGCGAGCGCGATTGCGCACCGTGCCTAAAGTCTCGGCCAATTGCGAAGCAACCGAGCCGGAGATTCCAGCGACTGGCGCGCCCTATGTAGAACTGAAAGACCTGGAAGAATGCGTGGGCCTGGCCCTGGGCAGCCCCACCCGCTTCGGCAATATGGCCGCCCCCATGAAATACTTTCTGGATGGCACGACCAGCCTGTGGCTCAAGGGCGCGCTGATCGGCAAACCTGCCGCCGTATTTACTTCCACCGGCTCGCAGCATGGCGGCAACGAAAGCACATTGCTCACCATGATGCTGCCATTGCTGCACCACGGCATGCTGATTGTCGGCCTGCCCTATTCCGAACCAGCCCTCGCATCCACCACCAGCGGCGGCACGCCTTACGGCGCCAGCCATATCGGTGGCGCCAGCGATGACCGGCCAATTACCGAAGATGAACGCAAGCTGTGCATTGCCCTGGGCAAGCGCCTGGCCACCACCGCGGCCAAGCTTGGTGCCTGA
- a CDS encoding peptidoglycan DD-metalloendopeptidase family protein, with protein sequence MSGHHHLSIQAAFYRYLTLACTLVLAACAANEPAPVIDRRPPASKSPAVKPSSSVATSQPGKDWRPDRYTVKKGDTLFSIGLEYGYDYKEIAQANNIPPPYIIRIGQQLQLKSVDSKESTDTATGVVTAPLGSGDGNVVVRPLGSDAPPSASSPATGIPVLSEPKALRVPYSEQAMQVAPVKPATATPAATSSDTAKATDAKPTEAKPAETKPADSAAKPDAAAAGNDEALEWVWPTNGKVIGTFSDTGSGKGIDIAGSQGQPVLAAAPGKVIYSGSDLRGYGKLVIIKHNKTYLSVYAHNNQILVKEGQQVSRGQKIAEMGNSDTDKVKLHFEIRQQGKSVDPAKYLPGSNP encoded by the coding sequence TTGAGTGGACATCATCATTTGAGTATACAAGCTGCTTTTTACCGTTATCTGACTCTGGCATGCACACTGGTGCTGGCAGCCTGTGCCGCCAATGAGCCCGCGCCGGTCATCGACCGCCGGCCACCCGCCAGCAAGTCACCTGCCGTAAAACCTTCCAGCTCCGTAGCCACCAGCCAGCCCGGAAAGGATTGGCGCCCGGACCGCTACACCGTGAAAAAAGGCGATACGCTGTTCAGCATTGGCCTGGAGTACGGCTATGACTACAAGGAAATCGCGCAGGCCAATAACATACCGCCGCCTTACATCATCCGTATTGGCCAGCAATTACAGCTGAAGTCGGTGGACAGCAAGGAATCCACAGACACCGCTACAGGAGTGGTCACCGCCCCCCTGGGCAGCGGCGATGGCAACGTCGTAGTCCGTCCCTTGGGCTCGGATGCCCCGCCATCTGCCAGCAGCCCTGCCACCGGCATCCCGGTGCTGAGCGAGCCCAAGGCGTTGCGCGTGCCATACAGCGAGCAAGCCATGCAGGTTGCGCCAGTCAAACCAGCAACGGCGACGCCAGCCGCTACTTCAAGTGATACGGCAAAAGCCACGGACGCAAAACCCACCGAGGCCAAACCGGCTGAGACGAAGCCTGCCGATAGCGCCGCCAAACCGGATGCTGCCGCTGCCGGTAATGACGAGGCACTGGAATGGGTCTGGCCCACCAATGGCAAGGTCATTGGCACCTTCAGCGACACAGGCAGTGGCAAAGGCATTGATATTGCCGGTTCACAAGGGCAGCCCGTGTTAGCAGCCGCCCCTGGCAAGGTGATCTACAGCGGCTCGGACCTGCGTGGTTATGGCAAGCTGGTGATTATCAAGCACAACAAGACCTATCTCTCGGTCTATGCCCACAACAATCAGATTCTGGTGAAAGAGGGCCAGCAAGTCAGCCGCGGCCAGAAAATTGCCGAGATGGGCAACAGCGATACCGACAAGGTCAAGCTGCACTTTGAAATACGCCAGCAAGGCAAATCCGTCGACCCCGCCAAATACCTGCCCGGCAGTAATCCGTAA
- the surE gene encoding 5'/3'-nucleotidase SurE, with product MRILLSNDDGYFAPGLSILAEHISKIAEVVVVAPERNRSGASNSLTLDRPLTVRKALNGFYYVNGTPTDCVHLAVTGLLDQLPDMVISGINDGANMGDDTIYSGTVAAAMEGYLLGVPSFAFSMSQHNPAHFETAARVAVELVQHIQKKDMPPPMLLNVNIPDVPYDALQGRVITRLGKRHKAEPVIKSTTPRGETVYWVGAAGGAQDAGDGTDFYAVANNRVSMTPLQIDLTHYNQLSSLKTWLDF from the coding sequence ATGAGAATTCTACTATCCAACGACGACGGCTATTTTGCGCCTGGCCTCAGTATTCTGGCCGAGCACATCAGCAAGATCGCCGAAGTCGTCGTGGTCGCCCCCGAGCGCAACCGCAGCGGTGCCAGCAACTCCCTGACACTTGATCGTCCGCTGACCGTGCGCAAGGCGCTTAATGGTTTCTACTACGTCAACGGCACCCCTACCGACTGTGTGCACCTTGCGGTGACCGGCCTGCTGGACCAGCTGCCCGACATGGTGATCTCCGGCATCAATGATGGCGCCAATATGGGCGACGATACGATTTACTCCGGCACGGTGGCTGCCGCCATGGAAGGCTATCTGCTGGGCGTGCCTTCATTTGCGTTCTCCATGTCGCAGCATAATCCAGCGCATTTCGAGACCGCCGCCCGCGTCGCCGTTGAGCTGGTGCAGCATATCCAGAAAAAAGACATGCCGCCGCCCATGCTGCTCAATGTGAATATTCCCGACGTGCCTTACGATGCCCTGCAAGGACGTGTGATTACCCGCCTGGGCAAGCGCCACAAGGCAGAGCCCGTGATCAAGTCGACTACACCGCGTGGCGAAACCGTGTACTGGGTAGGTGCCGCAGGTGGCGCGCAGGATGCCGGTGATGGCACCGACTTTTATGCCGTTGCCAACAACCGTGTCTCCATGACACCCCTGCAGATTGATCTCACGCACTACAACCAGCTGAGCTCCCTGAAAACCTGGCTAGACTTCTGA
- a CDS encoding nitroreductase family protein — protein MKKPATTQVPVAEIIANRWSGRAYDAAKAVSRQQIISLLEAARWAPSCFGDQPWRFIVWDRNHDAGAWQQAFECLVEGNQSWVRNAPVLLLVTANTLFDHNGKENRWGSYDAGAAAENLCLQAEELGLMAHQMGGFDTKKTREVFAIPEQFQLMAMISVGYAADVSTLSGDILDRETAPRARKALGDIFFDGAWAKPVA, from the coding sequence ATGAAAAAGCCAGCTACCACGCAAGTCCCTGTTGCCGAGATTATCGCGAACCGCTGGAGCGGACGCGCGTATGACGCCGCCAAAGCGGTGAGCCGCCAGCAGATCATCAGTTTGCTCGAAGCTGCCCGCTGGGCACCATCCTGCTTTGGTGACCAGCCATGGCGTTTTATTGTCTGGGATCGCAACCATGATGCCGGCGCCTGGCAGCAAGCGTTTGAGTGTCTGGTCGAAGGCAATCAGTCCTGGGTGCGCAATGCACCGGTGCTGTTGCTGGTGACCGCCAATACGCTGTTTGATCACAATGGCAAGGAAAACCGCTGGGGCAGCTATGATGCCGGCGCCGCCGCTGAAAACCTGTGCCTGCAGGCGGAAGAGCTCGGCCTGATGGCGCACCAGATGGGCGGGTTTGACACGAAAAAGACGCGCGAAGTCTTTGCTATCCCCGAGCAGTTTCAATTGATGGCCATGATTTCGGTGGGCTATGCCGCGGATGTCTCCACGCTTTCCGGCGATATTCTGGACCGGGAAACCGCTCCGCGTGCGCGCAAAGCCTTGGGTGATATCTTTTTTGATGGTGCCTGGGCCAAGCCGGTAGCCTAA